The Acipenser ruthenus unplaced genomic scaffold, fAciRut3.2 maternal haplotype, whole genome shotgun sequence DNA segment gtgtgtgtctcagtgtgtctcagtgtgtctcagtgtctcagtgtgtctcagtgtgtgtgtgtctctgtggctcagtgtctcagtgtgtctcagtgtgtctcagtgtgtgtgtgtctcagtgtgtctcagtgtctcagtgtgtgtgtgtgtctcagtgtgtcagtgtgtctcagtgtgtgtgtgtctcagtgtgtctcagtgtctctgtgtgtctcagtgtgtgtgtgtctcagtgtgtctcagtgtctctgtgtgtctcagtgtgtctcagtgtgtgtgtgtctcagtgtgtctcagtgtctcagtgtgtctcagtgtgtgtgtgtctcagtgtctctctgtgtctcagtgtgtctcagtgtgtctcagtgtgttgctGACCTCACCTGGGCAACAAAACcagcaaaaaaaatcaaacccccccctcccctccccagatTAAGGTAACGTTTCAAACACAGTTTGTTTTCGTGAACACAGATCCGACTCGATCACAACGCGGCGCGGCCCGGACTGGAGTCGCCGTGACGACGGGGGAGAAACGCATCGCACTCTCCCGGGTCCGAGTCACACGAAGTCACGCTGATGAATCAGAATCCGAAGACAGAACCAGCAAAGGAAACACGCAGCACACCGTCCCGAAGCGTAGTGTTAGACATATTGCTTTATTTTATCGTTTTGAAATACATTCGTTCATGCAGAAGAGAAACATAAAGACAAACACATTCGTCAGGGTCTGTGTCTCTACGATCTGCCATCGACACTCAAACCAGACTGAGGAGACGAGGATTCAGCTGCGTTTCTTAATTAGGGACCCTTTTAACCTTTTATATGAAGTTTGAACTCAATCCGAGCTcctcattatcattattattattattattattattattattattattattattattattattattattattattattattattattattattattattattattattattattattattattattattattattattattattaatgagtcgttcagcggaggctttttctccaaagcgacttccagagactaggggggtgaactctgcatcatcaacaactgctgctgctgctgctgcagagtcacttccaataggagctcgtttgtttgacgtctcatccgaaggacggagcacaaggaggtgaagcgactcgctcagggtcacacgcacacacacacacacacacacacacacacgcacacacacacacacacacacacacacacgcacacacacacacacacgcacacacacagggagtctggctgctgcagagtcacttccaataggagctcgtttgtttgacgtctcatccgaaggacggagcacaaggaggtgaagcgactcgctcagggtcacacacacacacacacacacacacacacacacacacacacacacacacacacacacacagggagtctggctgctgcagagtctcttccaataggagctcgtttgtttgacgtctcatccgaaggacggagcacaaggaggtgaagcgactcgctcagggtcacacacacacagggagtcctACAGCTCACCgtagttaaagaactacagctcccatcatcccttgCCTTTGCTgggggtgcagaggcatgctgggagctgtagtcctagccagggctggaCTGATTCACAATACAGTAATtatggcagcgcagctagaactgaagagcagctcctgaactcacaatCAAAGCAACAAAGAatgagcaaaataataataataataataataataataataataataataataataataataatcgcttGGTGTTTCACACTTTATAAAGAGGTAAGGAGGGAGATTGCTTCTCAAACTCAGAGAAGGACGTTTGGAAGTTTGTGTTTTGAAGTCTCGGTCAATTCTTGAAATTCCTTCTCAGGTCGACAGAAAGAGGTTTGGTTCCTTCAGTGACCCACAGAACTCCGTCCGCTACCCCGTGTTCACTGAGACCGATCTGAGGAGAGAAAACACAAGAGAGAGCATTGcaattgaattcacactgaagacgctgagagagacttctagtggaaacgtttgccgttgaatttacactgaagacgctgagagagacttctagcggaaacgtttgccattgaatttacactgaagacgctgagaaagactctTCCTCTCTTACCTCTCAGTCATCGTCATCGTCGTCCTCGGGTACGAATATGTCGTGTTCCTCCAGTAGGGCTGCAAAGCTTTTACTAATGAGAGTCCCGATATAGAGGAAGGGGAGGACCACAGCCGTCATCCGAACCAACCCAAACGaggtctggagagagagaggagagaggaccatctttaaaatccattctctcacctcttattagctttattaacagtatcgctggcccctccctttaaaggagcgctgaccagctttaaaatccattctctcacctcttattagctttattaacagtatcgctgacccctccctttaaaggagcgctgaccatctttaaaatccattctctcacctcttattagctttattaacagtatcgctggcccctccctttaaaggagcgctgaccatctttaaaatccattctctcacctcttattagctttattaacagtatcgctggtccctccctttaaaggagcgctgaccatctttaaaatccattctctcacctcttattaggtttttgatattttatttcaattatccaaacaaattaatacataaataaatatacaaatatataaacaatattaaacgtttttaaaaaacattatttttatgcaGCTGTAACTGATAACctattttttcaattgtttttctaATCAATTTCCGTGTACCTCACCCCTTCTATAGTCAAAACGTCACCCATAGGCAGAAAGACCTGTCAATCACACCTAATTCTCCAATCCCGTTGCTTTAAACCCCGCCTCTTCCAAATCCGATACACCGATTGGTTTAAACTCCAATCAATCACGCCCTAACAACTTAACCCAACCCCCTTTCCATATTCCCTAAATCTCACAGATTCATTTTTCCCGACCTTGACTGGTTTCGGTAACATCTTTCCGGACGCGGTGGTCACCGCCGAGCGGCTGAAGACGTTCGTCCCGGTTTTCAGCCGCGTAGAGCCGCCGTTTTTCAGCCCGGCGGCGCGGAGCGAGAGGAGAGCGGCGGAGCGACAGACAACAAACGCCATCTTCCGAGTCCAGCTGCCAACTGTCAGTCTGTGACGTGTCGTGAGAATGAAACACAACAAACTAAAGGCGCGGCATCTGATTGTGACGTCATCGTTCTCTGACGCGCCGGGGTGTGATTGGTCCGTTGTGAAACTGCAGCCCTGAGTCCGCCATTGCGGCTCCAGCTGCCTCATAAGataagaacattattattattattattattattattattattattattattattatttatttcttagcagacgcccttatccagggcgacttacaattgttacaagatatcacattatttttacatacaattccccatttatacagttgggtttttactggagcaatctaggtaaagtaccttgctcaagggtacagcagcagtgtcccccccacctgggattgaacccacgaccctccggtcaagagtccagagccctgaccgctactccacactgctgccccagcgaTAATTATCACtgctacaaatacacacacatactggaGAACTTAGATTTTTGTCATTCAGCAAAATTATGCAGTGTATCTCacgtttattaaaatgatttaataaaaacagtgtaattgaactgtaattgaattGTAATTGATCAATTAGATGTCACATGACAGGCTCCACGGGTATGACTGTTAATACTGATTCATGTATTTAtcgttttaagaacataagaaagtttccaaacgagaggaggccccattcagcccatcttgctcgtttggttgttagtagcttattgatcccagaatctcatcaagcagcttcttgaaggatcccagggtgtcagcttcaacaacattactggggagttggttccagaccctcacaattctctgtgtaaaaaagcgcctcccattttctgttctgaatggccctttatccaatttgtgacccctggtccttgtttcttttttcaggttgaaaaagtcccctgggtcgacattgtctataccttttaggattttgaatgtttgaatcagatcgccgtgtagtcttctttgttcaagactgaatagtttcaattcttttagcctgtctgcatacgacatgccttttaaacccgggataatggaccagcgatactgttaataaagctaataagaggtgagagaatggattttaaagatggtcagcgctcctttaaagggagggaccagcgatactgttaataaaactaataagaggtgagagaatggattttaaagatggtcagcgctcctctaaagggaggggccagcgatactgttaataaagctaataagaggtgagagaatggattttaaagatggtcagcgctcctttaaagggaggggccagcgatactgttaataaagctaataagaggtgagagaatggattttaaagatggtcagcgctcctctaaagggaggggccagcgatactgttaataaagctaataagaggtgagagaatggattttaaagatggtcagcgctcctttaaagggagggaccagcgatcctgttaataaagctaataagaggtgagagaatggattttaaagatggtcagcgctcctttaaagggagggaccagcgatactgttaataaatctaataagaggtgagagaatggattttaaagatggtcagcgctcctttaaagggagggaccagcgatactgttaataaagctaataagaggtgagagaatggattttaaagatggtcagcgctcctttaaagggaggggccagcgatactgttaataaagctaataagaggtgagagaatggattttaaagatggtcagcgctcctttaaagggagggaccagcgatactgttaataaagctaataagaggtgagagaatggattttaaagatggtcagcgctcctttaaagggagggaccagcgatactgttaataaagctaataagaggtgagagaatggattttaaagatggtcagcgctcctttaaagggagggaccagcgatactgttaataaagctaataagaggtgagagaatggattttaaagatggtcagcgctcctttaaagggagggaccagcgatactgttaataaagctaataagaggtgagagaatggattttaaagatggtcagcgctcctttaaagggagggaccagcgatactgttaataaagctaataagaggtgagagaatggattttaaagatggtcagcgctcctttaaagggaggggccagcgatactgttaataaagctaataagaggtgagagaatggattttaaagctggtcagcgctcctttaaagggagggaccagcgatactgttaataaagctaataagaggtgagagaatggattttaaagatggtcagcgctcctttaaagggagggaccagcgatactgttaataaagctaataagaggtgagagaatggattttaaagatggtcagcgctcctttaaagggaggggccagcgatactgttaataaagctaataagaggtgagagaatggattttaaagatggtcagcgctcctttaaagggagggaccagcgatactgttaataaagctaataagaggtgagagaatggattttaaagatggtcagcgctgctttaaagggagggaccagcgatactgttaataaagctaataagaggtgagagaatggattttaaagatggtcagcactcctttaaagggagggaccagcgatactgttaataaagctaataagaggtgagagaatggatttgaaaGGTGACCATGCAAAGGTTATGCGTCTGTACAGGAATATAAGTTTCTAAACACGAATGGTTTAATAAATTAAGGGAGAGGAATCTGAAcagttgtggttttttttttcgttttaacTAACTGTGGTGAAGAAAGGTCGTTTCAAAAACAGAACTCGTTTTTTGTGTTTATGACTGTGTCAGGTGTTCAGATTAGGGGATCCGGTTCTTCCAGATTGCACGGCGGTGGTCGGGTCATGTGATAACTTTCACATGATCAGGAGTCACATGACCAGGAGAGAAATACAGCAGTCTTGACTGAGCGGAGACGGGGCTGCAGCAACCCAGCGAGCTAAACTTGCAACGAAACGCTCTCCCACCAAATTACAGTAAGTAATctcatttaaattgtattttgtatttgaaaacgGACGTCTACGGAAGCCCTAAAGGGCCACGGTATGAATTAAATATGTATATCGTTATTATCTCGTGCTTAATACTTGTAAGAGACTGTGGTAGCCTTTTTCTCTTCTCCTTTTTGTAattctatctctctatctctcccttcctctctctcctctcccctcccttctctctctttctcccccttctctctctctctccccctctctcctctctccccccctctctctcccccctctctctctccttctctctcccctcctatctctcctcttttctctctctccctctccccttctctctctcctctctccctctcctctcctctctccctccctcccttctctctctttctcctcttctctctctctctcccccctctctccccttctctctctcctctcgtctttccctctcccccttctctctctccctctcccccctctctctctccttctctctcccctcctatctcccctcttttctctctctctcctctctcctctctcctctcctctctctctctttctctctccctctcctctcctctctctctctcatctctctctctctcctctcctctctcctctctctctctcctctctctctctctcctctctctcctctctcctctctctctctccctctctctcccctctctctctcctctctcctctctcctctcctctctcccctctcttctctctctctcctctctctcctctctcttctctctctcctctctctcctctctctctctcccctctctctctcctctctcctctcctctctctctctctttctctctctctctctctctctctctctctctctctctctctctctctctctctctctctctctctatttatatatatatatatatatatatatatatatatatatatatatatatatatataaatatatatataattttattattattattattattattattattattattattattggtaaacCAGCTGTTAAAACGCAAGCCGGATCGGGCGCTCGATGACCCGCGTGtcggggtcgggtcgggtcggggtCGGGTCCCCAGAAAATAACAACTCCCACGAGGAGCGATGAGACGCTGTTGTGACGTAGCGTGCTGTATCATATCCAAGacacatgttattattatgattattatgattattattattattattattattattagtttatttattcgTTTTGCAAGCTGTGGACCAAAagacaaacaccaaaaaaaagTCATATAGGCACACACGAAAATGTGAAGAATtgatttaaattaatatatatatatttagatcaGAAAGGATATTTTGGTCTAGAAGTCCTTCttcagagagagaggaaggagatATCTGTTAACATTatcatcaaaataataataataataataataataataataataataatgagagacATACTTAATCACTAGAAAAACTCAACGAAGACGGCAAATTTATATTAATTGCgagttttctttcatttcttattcattttgattttattaataattcattcattcatttatttatttatttatttatgtatttatttattttttataattgtgtttCTCAGAAATGGACGCCCTGTCTGTGGTTTTCATGCTGGCATTCTCCTCGGCCGCCTCTGCCCTGGATAATGGCCTGATGAGGACCCCTCCAATGGGCTGGTTGGCATGGGAACGGTACCGCTGTAATATCGACTGCAAAACGGACCCCAAGAACTGCATCAGGtacaaagcattgtaaagcagagagaggactggtaaagcatagggaagcattgtaaagcacagagaggactggtaaagcacagggaagcattgtaaagcagagagaggactggtaaagcatagggaagcattgtaaagcacagagaggtctggtaaagcacagggaagcattgtaaagcacagagaggtctggtaaagcacagggaagcattgtaaagcacagagaggtctggtaaagcatagggaagcattgtaaagcagagagaggtgtggtaaagcacagggaagcattgtaaagcacagagaggtctggtaaagcatagggaagcattgtaaagcacagagaggtctggtaaaggataggaaagcattgtaaagcagagagaggtctggtaaagcatagggaagcttgtaaagcagagaggtgtggtaaagcacagggaagcattgtaaagcacagagaggtctggtaaagcatagggaagcattgtaaagcacagagaggtctggtaaaggataggaaagcattgtaaagcacagagaggtctggtaaagcatagggaagcattgtaaagcagagagaggactgggaaagcatagggaaagcattgtaaagcacagagaggtctggtaaagcatagggaagcattgtaaagcacagagaggtatggtaaagcatagggaagcattgtaaagcacagagaggtctggtaaagcatagggaagcattgtaaagcacagagaggtctggtaaagcataggaagcattgtaaagcacagagaggtctggtaaagcatagggaagcattgtaaagcacagagaggtctggtaaagcatagggaagcattgtaaagcacagagaggtctggtaaagcataggaagcattgtaaagcagagagaggactgataaagcatagggaagcattgtaaagcacagagaggtctggtaaagcatagggaagcattgtaaagcacagagaggtgtggtaaagcatagggaagcattgtaaagcagagagaggactggtaaagcatagggaagcattgtaaagcagagagaggactggtaaagcatagggaagcattgtaaagcacagagaggtctggtaaagcatagggaagcattgtaaagcacagagaggtctggtaaagcatagggaagcattgtaaagcacagagaggtctggtaaagcatagggaagcattgtaaagcacagagaggtctggtaaagcatagggaagcattgtaaagcacagagaggtctggtaaagcatagggaagcattgtaaagcacagagaggtgtggtaaagcatagggaagcattgtaaagcacagagaggtgtggtaaagcatagggaagcattgtaaagcacagagaggtctggtaaagcatagggaagcattgtaaagcacagagaggtctggtaaagcatagggaagcattgtaaagcacagagaggtctggtaaagcatagggaagcattgtaaagcacagagaggtctggtaaagcatagggaagcattgtaaagcacagagaggtctggtaaagcatagggaagcattgtaaagcacagagaggtctggtaaagcatagggaagcattgtaaagcacagagaggtctggtaaagcatagggaagcattgtaaagcacagagaggtctggtaaagcatagggaagcattgtaaagcacagagaggactggtaaagcatagggaagcattgtaaagcacagagaggtgtggtaaagcatcgggaagcattgtgaagcacagagaggtctggtaaagcatagggaagcattgtaaagcacagagaggtgtggtaaagcatcgggaagcattgtgaagcacagagaggactggtaaagcatagggaagcattgtaaagcacagagaggtctggtaaagcatagggaagcattgtaaagcacagagaggtctggtaaagcatagggaagcattgtaaagcacagagaggtctggtaaagcatagggaagcattgtaaagcacagagaggtctggtaaagcatagggaagcattgtaaagcacagagaggtctggtaaagcatagggaagcattgtaaagcacagagaggtctggtaaagcatagggaagcattgtaaagcacagagaggtctggtaaagcatagggaagcattgtaaagcacagagaggtctggtaaagcatagggaagcattgtaaagcacagagaggactggtaaagcatagggaagcattgtaaagcacagagaggtgtggtaaagcatcgggaagcattgtgaagcacagagaggtctggtaaagcatagggaagcattgtaaagcacagagaggtgtggtaaagcatcgggaagcattgtaaagcacagagaggtctggtaaagcatagggaagcattgtaaagcacagagaggtctggtaaagcatagggaagcattgtgaagcacagagaggtctggtaaagcatagggaagcattgtaaagcacagagaggtctggtaaagcatagggaagcattgtaaagcacagagaggtctggtaaagcacagggaagcattgtaaagcacagagaggtctggtaaagcatagggaagcattgtaaagcacagagaggtctggtaaagcatagggaagcattgtaaagcacagagag contains these protein-coding regions:
- the LOC131734178 gene encoding essential MCU regulator, mitochondrial-like; the encoded protein is MAFVVCRSAALLSLRAAGLKNGGSTRLKTGTNVFSRSAVTTASGKMLPKPVKTSFGLVRMTAVVLPFLYIGTLISKSFAALLEEHDIFVPEDDDDDD